The proteins below are encoded in one region of Agelaius phoeniceus isolate bAgePho1 chromosome 35, bAgePho1.hap1, whole genome shotgun sequence:
- the APOF gene encoding apolipoprotein F → MPQVLLFLPLLILSHAMAASIISPGLAGGDRALLAELAGLAEPIPPRPPGLPCQSLHPHHLPGFSRLPALPRGLARAALTLALLKAGCAPQAEAETLELARDVGTATAAALLRGLARVPGTPTPRPLALLLLRLALSPGGSACADPPVPGTEPPLSRDSAEPTPPPSRENRELPRVQPCGGAVRRHRREDEDACSPAGEREAHRVLDWVPGVSIFYNLGTSVYFAFQGCEATASTRALEAAEDLGYAGLAALTGGLGGPVAMGVQLGLQPGLKAGVRALIGYFTSAGEPSPVPTAHSGAVVIV, encoded by the coding sequence ATGCCCCAGGTTctgctcttcctccctctcctcatCCTCAGCCATGCCATGGCTGCGTCCATCATCAGCCCCGGGCTGGCTGGTGGTGACCGGGCGCTGCTGGCGGAGCTGgcggggctggcagagcccatcccGCCGCGGCCACCGGGGCTACCGTGCCAAAGCCTTCATCCTCATCACCTCCCCGGCTTCTCCCGGCTGCCAGCGCTGCCCCGCGGGCTGGCCCGTGCTGCCCTGACCTTGGCACTGCTCAAAGCCGGCTGTGCCCCCCAGGCTGAGGCCGAGACGCTGGAGCTGGCACGGGATGTGGGCACCGCCACGGCCGCGGCGCTGCTGCGGGGGCTGGCGCGGGTACCGGGCACCCCAACCCCGCGGCCgctggcgctgctgctgctccggcTGGCGCTGAGCCCGGGGGGCTCTGCCTGtgcggatccccccgtgccaGGCACGGAGCCGCCTCTGAGCCGGGACAGCGCGGAGCCCACGCCACCCCCGAGCCGGGAAAACCGGGAATTGCCGCGGGTCCAACCGTGCGGCGGCGCCGTGCGGCGGCACCGGCGGGAGGATGAGGATGCCTGCAGCCCGGCGGGGGAACGGGAAGCGCACCGGGTGCTGGACTGGGTACCGGGAGTCAGCATCTTCTACAACCTCGGCACCAGCGTCTACTTCGCCTTCCAGGGCTGTGAAGCCACGGCGTCCACTCGAGCGCTGGAAGCCGCCGAGGATTTGGGTTATGCCGGGCTGGCGGCGCTCACCGGCGGTTTGGGGGGTCCGGTGGCCATGGgggtgcagctggggctgcagccggGCCTCAAGGCCGGTGTGAGGGCGCTCATCGGGTATTTCACCTCGGCCGGGGAGCCCTCGCCGGTGCCCACCGCGCACAGCGGCGCCGTGGTCATCGTCTGA
- the LOC129130539 gene encoding aquaporin-4-like, protein MAIGEPPTPLSPQELRSGRFWRGVLAELLATLIFVGVVLGASASPGPLAPALAGGLVAGGLVCTLGGPQANPALTLALLCTRKLSALHGALGLLAQCTGATLASAAARAALQDDTGLVTRVSAAGTAGTALAWETFATFQLALAAFATSEHAAPQAGLALGSAVAAGALAAGPFSGGSMNPARSLGPAIVTGLWDHHWVYWLGPVLGAVLAGLSYEFILAPGASREKLSACLACRDVALVETPSLSPSSVARCPPPPPAEQGAA, encoded by the exons ATGGCCATCGGGGAG CCCCCGaccccactgtccccccagGAGCTGCGCAGCGGCCGCTTCTGGCGGggggtgctggcagagctgctggccacCCTCATCTTCGTGGGGGTGGTCCTGGGGGCTTCAGCATCCCCGGGACCCctggcaccagccctggcaggggggtTGGTGGCCGGGGGGCTCGTCTGCACCCTCGGGGGTCCCCAGGCCAACCCTGCATTGacgctggccctgctgtgcacccGCAAGCTGAGCGCCCTGCACGgggccctggggctcctggcccagTGCACGGGGGCCACGCtggcctctgctgctgcccgtGCAGCGCTGCAGGACGACACCGGGCTCGTCACCAGG GTGAGTGCGGCGGGGACGGCGGGGACGGCGCTGGCATGGGAGACCTTTGCCACCTTccagctggcactggctgcCTTTGCCACCTCTGAACACGCAGCcccacaggctgggctggccctgggcagcGCCGTGGCCGCCGGTGCCCTGGCCGCA gggcCGTTCTCGGGGGGCAGCATGAACCCCGCGCGCTCGCTGGGGCCGGCCATCGTCACCGGGCTCTGGGATCATCATTGG GTGTACTGGCTGGGGCCGGTGCTGGGCGCGGTGCTGGCCGGGCTCTCCTACGAGTTCATCCTGGCACCCGGAGCCTCCCGGGAGAAGCTCAGCGCCTGCCTCGCCTGCCGGGACGTGGCTCTGGTGGAGacccccagcctgtccccgTCCTCGGTGGCCCgctgccccccaccccccccagcCGAGCAGGGCGCGGCCTGA
- the TIMELESS gene encoding protein timeless homolog isoform X2: protein MDWYMMNCELLATCSALGYLEGDVYHREPDCLESVKDLIRYLRHEDETRDVRQQLGAAQILQNDLLPILVQYPQEKVLFDAVIRLMVNLTQPALLCFGKVPADASSRHHFLQVLSYLQAYKEAFANEKVFGVLSEKLYNLLQLDWEQRQEEDTLLIERILLLVRNVLHVPPDPTEEQGVDGDASVHDRVLWALHISGMDDLLKFLASAQVEQQWALHVLEIISLMFRDQSPEELAALGRGTAGAEHGEDTWELESLRQREMAEKRSRALQRTSRHSRFGGSYVLQGVKSIGDRDVVFHKGLHNLKSYSHDLGKEPRRLPRRRQPAPEAEPSRRSARNVRLFLRRFCQDFLEDCYNRLMLLVKDQLVREKAQQHDETYYLWATAFFMAFNRLQGFRPELVSETVGVRAFHFIEQNLTMYYEMALMDKKEATTWARRMHLALKAYQELLRTLQEMDRCPEQAVRDSSQVIKSNIFYLMEYRELFLTLFRKFDETKQPRSFLRDLVETAHLFLRMLERFCRGRANLVVQSKRVRRKKKKKPHVPAAPAPLSAMELEQLWEGLAPQVQACLQGEVPLPEDVVPFDATSETPVEEQRAEALLRIQECLRDSRVPQALQLLRSAREVWPEGDVFGPADVGPSEETRLLREILVAPLPGHTPPEPEEPEEEEEEDEEEEEQTMQVSEKEFNFLDYLKRFACAPVVRALVLLLRGYARNSARTNHCAARLLHRLARDLRMEPLLFQLSLFALFHRLLSDPAAAAHQELVTLAKFILGKFFALAATNKKAFVELLFWKSPAIVCEMTKGYSSLQEGEGTTQSRVPPWTPQEEQELRELYWKYKEVEGGDTIAAILAHLPTPGRTRRQVVKQLVRMGLASSAKDFPRERKGTRIVLWTQEQEEELTRLFEEFQGSDDVLGNIMKHLTARRSRARVVEKLLGLGLVAERKELYKKRRRKSQGPGPGQAAPGVPAMPAQDSSGEDEDSEEEEEEDEDDEGLMEEHWVPEEGAGQDLAQHLHREGLAGPLRWLQSCLRRAAGDREEDGVSHPVPLVPLTEENEDAMEDRRFRNLLRQLGLRPPASEQESFWRIPAALTPQQLRRAAASIAHRGPPGSPQDPPEPPRCPQDGAAEPLLAGLGSDSDSEKPVPVTVPSPVQPRTKRRRELASEDEDEDEDEDGGSSGTEPAPPAPRSEEDEEEEEEDPQPRGRRKRIRCLEEEEEEED from the exons ATGGACTGGTACATGATGAACTGCGAGCTCCTGGCCACCTGCAGCGCCCTGGGCTACCTGGAGGGCGACGTGTACCACCGGGAGCCCGACTGCCTGG AGAGCGTCAAGGACCTGATCCGGTACCTGCGCCACGAGGATGAGACCCGGGATGTGCGGCAGCAGCTGGGGGCAGCCCAAATCCTGCAGAACGATCTCCTGCCCATCCTGGTGCAGTACCCCCAGGAGAAGGTGCTCTTTGATGCTGTCATCAG GTTGATGGTGAACCTGACCCAGCCGGCCCTGCTGTGCTTTGGGAAGGTGCCAGCTGATGCCAGCTCCCGTCACCACTTTCTGCAGGTGCTGTCCTACCTGCAGGCCTACAAGGAG GCTTTTGCCAACGAGAAGGTGTTTGGGGTGCTCAGTGAGAAGCTCTACAACCTCCTGCAGCTG gACTGGGAGCAGCGGCAGGAGGAGGACACGCTGCTGATCGAGAGGATCCTGCTGCTGGTGCGCAACGTGCTGCACGTGCCCCCCGACCCCACAGAGGAGCAG GGCGTGGATGGTGATGCCAGCGTGCACGACCGGGTGCTGTGGGCTCTGCACATCAGCGGGATGGACGACCTGCTCAAATTCCTGGCCAGCGCCCAGGTGGAGCAGCAGTGGGCTCTGCACGTCCTGGAGATCATCTCCCTGATGTTCCGTGACCAg agcccagaggagctggcagcGCTGGGACgggggacagcaggggctgagcacGGGGAGGACAcgtgggagctggagagcttGAGGCAGAGGGAGATGGCAGAGAAGAGAAGCCGGGCACTGCAGCGCACGTCCAG GCATTCTCGTTTTGGTGGCTCCTACGTCCTGCAGGGCGTCAAGTCCATCGGGGACAGGGATGTGGTGTTCCACAAGGGGCTGCACAAT CTGAAGAGCTACAGCCACGACCTGGGCAAGGAGCCGCGGCGGCTGCCCCGGCGCCGGCAGCCCGCCCCCGAGGCCGAGCCCTCCCGCCGCTCCGCCCGCAACGTGCGGCTCTTCCTGCGCCGCTTCTGCCAGGACTTCCTGGAGGACTGCTACAACCGCCTGATGCTGCTGGTCAAG GACCAGCTGGTGAGGGAGAAGGCTCAGCAGCACGATGAGACCTATTACCTGTGGGCCACCGCCTTCTTCATGGCCTTCAACCGGCTCCAGGGCTTCCGGCCCGAGCTGGTCTCCGAGACCGTGGGGGTCCGAGCCTTCCACTTCATCGAGCAGAACCTCACCATGTACTATGAGATGGCACTGATGGACAAGAAGGAGGCAACAACCTGGGCCCGTAG GATGCACCTGGCCCTGAAGGCGTACCAGGAGCTGCTGCGGACGCTGCAGGAGATGGATCGCTGCCCGGAGCAGGCGGTGCGGGACAGCAGCCAGGTCATCAAGA GCAACATCTTCTACCTAATGGAGTACCGGGAGCTCTTCCTCACGCTCTTCCGCAAGTTTGACGAGACCAAGCAGCCTCGGAGCTTCCTGAGGGACCTGGTGGAGACAGCTCACCTCTTCCTGCGCATGCTGGAGCGCTTCTGCCGCGGCCGCGCCAACCTCGTGGTGCAG AGCAAACgtgtgaggaggaagaagaagaagaagcctCATGTGccggcagcccctgccccgctCAGCgccatggagctggagcagctctgggaaggattgGCCCCACAggtccaggcctgcctgcag GGCGAGGTGCCCCTCCCCGAGGACGTGGTGCCCTTCGATGCCACCTCGGAGACGCCGGTGGAGGAGCAGAGGGCGGAGGCTCTGCTGAGGATCCAGGAGTGCCTGAGGGATTCCCGCgtgccccaggccctgcagctgctgcgctCGGCCAG ggaGGTCTGGCCTGAGGGGGATGTGTTTGGACCCGCGGATGTGGGGCCATCCGAGGAGACGCGGCTGCTGCGGGAGATCCTCGTCGCTCCCCTGCCCG GGCACACACCCCCCGAGCCTGAAGAGccagaggaagaagaggaggaggacgaggaagaggaggagcaaaCCATGCAGGTGTCAGAGAAGGAATTCAACTTCCTCGACTACCTGAAGCG GTTCGCCTGTGCCCCCGTGGTGCGGgcgctggtgctgctgctgcggggCTACGCCCGGAACAGCGCCCGCACCAACCACTGCGCCGCGCGGCTGCTGCACCGCCTGGCCCGCGACCTGCGCATGGAGCCCCTGCTCTTCCAGCTCTCCCTCTTCGCCCTCTTCCACCGCCTGCTCAGCGACCCCGCGGCTGCCGCGCACCAG gagctggtGACCTTGGCCAAGTTCATTCTGGGCAAGTTCTTTGCGCTGGCGGCCACCAACAAAAAAGCCTTTGTGGAGCTGCTCTTCTGGAAGAGCCCAGCCATCGTCTGTGAGATGACCAAGGGCtacagctccctgcaggagggagaggg gaccACCCAGAGCCGGGTCCCCCCCTGGACCccgcaggaggagcaggagctgcggGAGCTGTACTGGAAGTACAAGGAGGTGGAAG GTGGGGACACCATCGCCGCCATCCTGGCCCATCTCCCCACGCCCGGGCGGACGCGCAGGCAGGtggtgaagcagctggtgaggatggggctggccagcagtgccaaggacttCCCGAGGGAGAG GAAAGGCACCCGCATCGTGCTGTGgacgcaggagcaggaggaggagctgacGCGGCTCTTTGAGGAGTTCCAGGGCTCAGATG ACGTCCTGGGGAACATCATGAAGCACCTGACGGCGCGGCGCTCGCGGGCTCGGGTGGTGGAgaagctgctggggctggggctggtggcTGAACGCAAGGAGCTGTACAAGAAACGCAGGAGGAAGAGCCAAGGACCCGGCCCTGGGCAG GCTGCCCCAGGTGTCCCGGCCATGCCAGCCCAAGACAGCTCAGGAGAGGATGAGGACagcgaggaggaggaagaggaggacgAGGACGATGAAGGCCTCATGGAGGAGCACTGGGTGCCTGAGgaaggggctgggcaggacctgGCGCAGCACCTGCATAGGGAAG ggctggccgGGCCCCTGcggtggctgcagagctgcctgcgGAGGGCAGCGGGGGACCGCGAGGAGGACG gtgtgtcccaccCGGTGCCGCTGGTGCCGCTCACGGAGGAGAACGAGGATGCTATGGAGGACCGGCGCTTCCGGAACCTTCTGCGGCAGCTGGGGCTGCGGCCACCCGCCAGTGAGCAG gaATCCTTCTGGCGCATCCCGGCCGCCCTCACCCCGCAGCAGCTCCGGCGTGCGGCCGCCTCCATCGCCCACCGTGGCCCCCCAGGGTCCCCCCAGGACCCTCCGgagccccccaggtgcccccaggatggggctgcag AGccgctgctggcagggctgggatcagaCTCGGACAG TGAGAagcctgtccctgtcactgtccccagcccggtGCAGCCGCGCACCAAGAGGCGCCGGGAGCTCGCCAgcgaggatgaggatgaggatgaggatgaggatggtgGGAGCTCAG GAACCGAGccagcccctccagctccccgctctgaggaggatgaggaggaagaagaggaggatcCACAGCCCCGGGGCAGGAGGAAGCGCATCCGCTGcttggaagaggaagaggaggaggaggactgA
- the MIP gene encoding lens fiber major intrinsic protein, protein MRELRSSAFWRAVLAEFLGSLLYALLGLGASLRWAPGPPSVVGAALAFGLAQTTLVQALGNVSGGHVNPAITLAFLMASQLSLPRALAYLLAQVLGMLAGAGVLYGVTPGPVRGTLGLSALHPGVGPGQGTVVELLLTAQFVLCVFASFDDRHDGRPAMAAVPVGFSLALGHLFGIHYTGASMNPARSFAPAVITRNFANHWVYWAGPLLGAALGAVLYEFALCPRPRSLAERLAALKGEPPAPTAVTAAAVAAAEPPPEPPAEPLELKTQGL, encoded by the exons ATGCGGGAGCTGCGCTCGTCCGCCTTCTGGAGGGCCGTCCTGGCCGAGTTCCTGGGCAGCCTCCTCTatgccctgctggggctgggggcctCCCTGCGCTGGGCCCCGGGCCCCCCCAGCGTTGTGGGGGCCGCCTTGGCCTTCGGGCTGGCCCAGACCACCCTGGTGCAGGCGTTGGGCAATGTCAGCGGGGGTCACGTCAACCCGGCCATCACGCTGGCCTTCCTGATGGCCTcgcagctctccctgccccgtgCCCTGGCTTACCTGCTGGCCCAGGTGTTGGGAATGCTGGCCGGAGCCGGGGTGCTCTATGGGGTGACCCCCGGCCCCGTCCGTGGCACCCTCGGCCTCAGCGCG CTGCACCCCGGCGTGGGCCCGGGCCAGGGCACGGTGGTGGAGCTGCTCCTGACCGCCCAGTTCGTCCTCTGCGTCTTCGCCAGCTTCGACGACCGTCACGACGGGCGCCCGGCCATGGCCGCCGTGCCCGTCGGCTTCTCCCTCGCCCTCGGCCACCTCTTCGGG ATCCACTACACGGGTGCCAGCATGAACCCCGCTCGCTCCTTCGCCCCCGCCGTCATCACCCGCAACTTCGCCAACCACTGG GTGTACTGGGCGGGCCCGCTGCTGGGCGCGGCGCTGGGCGCGGTGCTCTACGAGTTCGCGTTGTGCCCGCGGCCGCGCAGCCTGGCCGAGCGCCTGGCCGCCCTCAAGGGAGAGCCGCCCGCCCCCACCGCCGTCACCGCCGCCGCCGTCGCCGCCGCCGAGCCGCCGCCCGAGCCGCCGGCAGAGCCGCTGGAGCTGAAGACGCAGGGGCTGTAA
- the TIMELESS gene encoding protein timeless homolog isoform X1 gives MDWYMMNCELLATCSALGYLEGDVYHREPDCLESVKDLIRYLRHEDETRDVRQQLGAAQILQNDLLPILVQYPQEKVLFDAVIRLMVNLTQPALLCFGKVPADASSRHHFLQVLSYLQAYKEAFANEKVFGVLSEKLYNLLQLDWEQRQEEDTLLIERILLLVRNVLHVPPDPTEEQQGVDGDASVHDRVLWALHISGMDDLLKFLASAQVEQQWALHVLEIISLMFRDQSPEELAALGRGTAGAEHGEDTWELESLRQREMAEKRSRALQRTSRHSRFGGSYVLQGVKSIGDRDVVFHKGLHNLKSYSHDLGKEPRRLPRRRQPAPEAEPSRRSARNVRLFLRRFCQDFLEDCYNRLMLLVKDQLVREKAQQHDETYYLWATAFFMAFNRLQGFRPELVSETVGVRAFHFIEQNLTMYYEMALMDKKEATTWARRMHLALKAYQELLRTLQEMDRCPEQAVRDSSQVIKSNIFYLMEYRELFLTLFRKFDETKQPRSFLRDLVETAHLFLRMLERFCRGRANLVVQSKRVRRKKKKKPHVPAAPAPLSAMELEQLWEGLAPQVQACLQGEVPLPEDVVPFDATSETPVEEQRAEALLRIQECLRDSRVPQALQLLRSAREVWPEGDVFGPADVGPSEETRLLREILVAPLPGHTPPEPEEPEEEEEEDEEEEEQTMQVSEKEFNFLDYLKRFACAPVVRALVLLLRGYARNSARTNHCAARLLHRLARDLRMEPLLFQLSLFALFHRLLSDPAAAAHQELVTLAKFILGKFFALAATNKKAFVELLFWKSPAIVCEMTKGYSSLQEGEGTTQSRVPPWTPQEEQELRELYWKYKEVEGGDTIAAILAHLPTPGRTRRQVVKQLVRMGLASSAKDFPRERKGTRIVLWTQEQEEELTRLFEEFQGSDDVLGNIMKHLTARRSRARVVEKLLGLGLVAERKELYKKRRRKSQGPGPGQAAPGVPAMPAQDSSGEDEDSEEEEEEDEDDEGLMEEHWVPEEGAGQDLAQHLHREGLAGPLRWLQSCLRRAAGDREEDGVSHPVPLVPLTEENEDAMEDRRFRNLLRQLGLRPPASEQESFWRIPAALTPQQLRRAAASIAHRGPPGSPQDPPEPPRCPQDGAAEPLLAGLGSDSDSEKPVPVTVPSPVQPRTKRRRELASEDEDEDEDEDGGSSGTEPAPPAPRSEEDEEEEEEDPQPRGRRKRIRCLEEEEEEED, from the exons ATGGACTGGTACATGATGAACTGCGAGCTCCTGGCCACCTGCAGCGCCCTGGGCTACCTGGAGGGCGACGTGTACCACCGGGAGCCCGACTGCCTGG AGAGCGTCAAGGACCTGATCCGGTACCTGCGCCACGAGGATGAGACCCGGGATGTGCGGCAGCAGCTGGGGGCAGCCCAAATCCTGCAGAACGATCTCCTGCCCATCCTGGTGCAGTACCCCCAGGAGAAGGTGCTCTTTGATGCTGTCATCAG GTTGATGGTGAACCTGACCCAGCCGGCCCTGCTGTGCTTTGGGAAGGTGCCAGCTGATGCCAGCTCCCGTCACCACTTTCTGCAGGTGCTGTCCTACCTGCAGGCCTACAAGGAG GCTTTTGCCAACGAGAAGGTGTTTGGGGTGCTCAGTGAGAAGCTCTACAACCTCCTGCAGCTG gACTGGGAGCAGCGGCAGGAGGAGGACACGCTGCTGATCGAGAGGATCCTGCTGCTGGTGCGCAACGTGCTGCACGTGCCCCCCGACCCCACAGAGGAGCAG CAGGGCGTGGATGGTGATGCCAGCGTGCACGACCGGGTGCTGTGGGCTCTGCACATCAGCGGGATGGACGACCTGCTCAAATTCCTGGCCAGCGCCCAGGTGGAGCAGCAGTGGGCTCTGCACGTCCTGGAGATCATCTCCCTGATGTTCCGTGACCAg agcccagaggagctggcagcGCTGGGACgggggacagcaggggctgagcacGGGGAGGACAcgtgggagctggagagcttGAGGCAGAGGGAGATGGCAGAGAAGAGAAGCCGGGCACTGCAGCGCACGTCCAG GCATTCTCGTTTTGGTGGCTCCTACGTCCTGCAGGGCGTCAAGTCCATCGGGGACAGGGATGTGGTGTTCCACAAGGGGCTGCACAAT CTGAAGAGCTACAGCCACGACCTGGGCAAGGAGCCGCGGCGGCTGCCCCGGCGCCGGCAGCCCGCCCCCGAGGCCGAGCCCTCCCGCCGCTCCGCCCGCAACGTGCGGCTCTTCCTGCGCCGCTTCTGCCAGGACTTCCTGGAGGACTGCTACAACCGCCTGATGCTGCTGGTCAAG GACCAGCTGGTGAGGGAGAAGGCTCAGCAGCACGATGAGACCTATTACCTGTGGGCCACCGCCTTCTTCATGGCCTTCAACCGGCTCCAGGGCTTCCGGCCCGAGCTGGTCTCCGAGACCGTGGGGGTCCGAGCCTTCCACTTCATCGAGCAGAACCTCACCATGTACTATGAGATGGCACTGATGGACAAGAAGGAGGCAACAACCTGGGCCCGTAG GATGCACCTGGCCCTGAAGGCGTACCAGGAGCTGCTGCGGACGCTGCAGGAGATGGATCGCTGCCCGGAGCAGGCGGTGCGGGACAGCAGCCAGGTCATCAAGA GCAACATCTTCTACCTAATGGAGTACCGGGAGCTCTTCCTCACGCTCTTCCGCAAGTTTGACGAGACCAAGCAGCCTCGGAGCTTCCTGAGGGACCTGGTGGAGACAGCTCACCTCTTCCTGCGCATGCTGGAGCGCTTCTGCCGCGGCCGCGCCAACCTCGTGGTGCAG AGCAAACgtgtgaggaggaagaagaagaagaagcctCATGTGccggcagcccctgccccgctCAGCgccatggagctggagcagctctgggaaggattgGCCCCACAggtccaggcctgcctgcag GGCGAGGTGCCCCTCCCCGAGGACGTGGTGCCCTTCGATGCCACCTCGGAGACGCCGGTGGAGGAGCAGAGGGCGGAGGCTCTGCTGAGGATCCAGGAGTGCCTGAGGGATTCCCGCgtgccccaggccctgcagctgctgcgctCGGCCAG ggaGGTCTGGCCTGAGGGGGATGTGTTTGGACCCGCGGATGTGGGGCCATCCGAGGAGACGCGGCTGCTGCGGGAGATCCTCGTCGCTCCCCTGCCCG GGCACACACCCCCCGAGCCTGAAGAGccagaggaagaagaggaggaggacgaggaagaggaggagcaaaCCATGCAGGTGTCAGAGAAGGAATTCAACTTCCTCGACTACCTGAAGCG GTTCGCCTGTGCCCCCGTGGTGCGGgcgctggtgctgctgctgcggggCTACGCCCGGAACAGCGCCCGCACCAACCACTGCGCCGCGCGGCTGCTGCACCGCCTGGCCCGCGACCTGCGCATGGAGCCCCTGCTCTTCCAGCTCTCCCTCTTCGCCCTCTTCCACCGCCTGCTCAGCGACCCCGCGGCTGCCGCGCACCAG gagctggtGACCTTGGCCAAGTTCATTCTGGGCAAGTTCTTTGCGCTGGCGGCCACCAACAAAAAAGCCTTTGTGGAGCTGCTCTTCTGGAAGAGCCCAGCCATCGTCTGTGAGATGACCAAGGGCtacagctccctgcaggagggagaggg gaccACCCAGAGCCGGGTCCCCCCCTGGACCccgcaggaggagcaggagctgcggGAGCTGTACTGGAAGTACAAGGAGGTGGAAG GTGGGGACACCATCGCCGCCATCCTGGCCCATCTCCCCACGCCCGGGCGGACGCGCAGGCAGGtggtgaagcagctggtgaggatggggctggccagcagtgccaaggacttCCCGAGGGAGAG GAAAGGCACCCGCATCGTGCTGTGgacgcaggagcaggaggaggagctgacGCGGCTCTTTGAGGAGTTCCAGGGCTCAGATG ACGTCCTGGGGAACATCATGAAGCACCTGACGGCGCGGCGCTCGCGGGCTCGGGTGGTGGAgaagctgctggggctggggctggtggcTGAACGCAAGGAGCTGTACAAGAAACGCAGGAGGAAGAGCCAAGGACCCGGCCCTGGGCAG GCTGCCCCAGGTGTCCCGGCCATGCCAGCCCAAGACAGCTCAGGAGAGGATGAGGACagcgaggaggaggaagaggaggacgAGGACGATGAAGGCCTCATGGAGGAGCACTGGGTGCCTGAGgaaggggctgggcaggacctgGCGCAGCACCTGCATAGGGAAG ggctggccgGGCCCCTGcggtggctgcagagctgcctgcgGAGGGCAGCGGGGGACCGCGAGGAGGACG gtgtgtcccaccCGGTGCCGCTGGTGCCGCTCACGGAGGAGAACGAGGATGCTATGGAGGACCGGCGCTTCCGGAACCTTCTGCGGCAGCTGGGGCTGCGGCCACCCGCCAGTGAGCAG gaATCCTTCTGGCGCATCCCGGCCGCCCTCACCCCGCAGCAGCTCCGGCGTGCGGCCGCCTCCATCGCCCACCGTGGCCCCCCAGGGTCCCCCCAGGACCCTCCGgagccccccaggtgcccccaggatggggctgcag AGccgctgctggcagggctgggatcagaCTCGGACAG TGAGAagcctgtccctgtcactgtccccagcccggtGCAGCCGCGCACCAAGAGGCGCCGGGAGCTCGCCAgcgaggatgaggatgaggatgaggatgaggatggtgGGAGCTCAG GAACCGAGccagcccctccagctccccgctctgaggaggatgaggaggaagaagaggaggatcCACAGCCCCGGGGCAGGAGGAAGCGCATCCGCTGcttggaagaggaagaggaggaggaggactgA